The proteins below come from a single Miscanthus floridulus cultivar M001 chromosome 1, ASM1932011v1, whole genome shotgun sequence genomic window:
- the LOC136452021 gene encoding uncharacterized protein: protein MGTVLDSHFLALTAIVTVGYQLLFFIITALLRFDKVTDFAGSTNFVIIAILTLALKGAWHFRQIVLTVLVTIWGLRLGLFLLMRILQWGEDRRFDKMRDNLGKLAFFWIFQAVWVWSVSLPVTVVNASDRNPSIEARDIIGWIIWLVGICVEATADQQKLVFKNSPSNRGKWCDVGLWKYSRHPNYFGEMFLWWGIFVASTPVLSDAEWLVILGPIFLTLLLLFVSGIPLLESSADKRYGRLEEYCVYKNTTSPVIPLPPAVYGSLPAWFKVAFLLELPLYNPGPGGDPTKLW, encoded by the exons ATGGGCACCGTGCTCGATTCACACTTCCTGGCGCTCACCGCCATCGTTACT GTGGGGTACCAGCTGCTGTTCTTCATCATCACAGCTCTTCTCCGGTTCGATAAGGTCACGGATTTCGCAG GCAGTACAAATTTTGTCATAATCGCCATCCTAACATTAGCTTTGAAGGGAGCATGGCATTTCCGTCAG ATTGTGCTGACAGTGCTTGTCACCATTTGGGGTCTTCGCCTAGGACTATTTTTATTGATGAG GATTTTGCAATGGGGTGAAGACCGACGGTTTGACAAAATGCGTGATAATTTGGGGAAGTTAGCATTTTTCTGGATTTTCCAG GCTGTGTGGGTTTGGTCTGTCAGCTTGCCTGTCACTGTTGTTAATGCAAGTGACAGAAACCCCTCGATTGAAGCCAGGGATATAATCGGTTGGATAATATGGTTGGTTGGGATATGTGTAGAAGCAACAGCTGATCAGCAGAAGCTTGTGTTCAAGAATTCTCCAAGTAATAGGGGAAAGTGGTGTGACGTCGGTCTTTGGAAGTATTCTCGCCACCCGAATTACTTTGGGGAG ATGTTCCTTTGGTGGGGAATATTTGTAGCGTCAACCCCAGTTCTCTCAGATGCTGAATGGCTTGTGATTCTTGGACCTATATTCCTGACTCTTCTGCTTCTTTTCGTTAGTGGAATCCCACTCCTTGAG TCATCTGCTGATAAGCGCTATGGACGATTGGAGGAATATTGTGTATACAAGAACACTACAAG CCCTGTTATCCCATTGCCACCCGCTGTGTATGGTTCCCTGCCTGCATGGTTCAAGGTTGCCTTCCTCCTTGAGCTCCCCCTCTACAatcctgggccgggaggtgatcCAACCA AACTATGGTGA
- the LOC136452120 gene encoding peptidyl-prolyl cis-trans isomerase FKBP17-2, chloroplastic-like has protein sequence MATFLGSSPALLARPIAKPHVSCAQTPRPPSAQSQPPSSEQPQPQTQQQSVQAQPQQATAPARPKRAGGADSTDWVASSLTRRFGIGAGLAWTGFLAVGVVSEQLKTRFEVAQQQANTKDVEKEQEVVLPNGIRYYEMRVGGGDVPRTGDLVVIDLQGRVAGSGGEAFVDTFGDGKRPLALVMGSRPYTRGMCEGVEYVLRSMRAGGKRRVVVPPGLAFGDDGADFGEEHVQIPPGATLEYVVQVDKVSIAPA, from the exons ATGGCCACGTTCCTGGGAAGCTCACCGGCGCTCCTCGCCCGTCCCATCGCCAAGCCGCACGTCTCCTGCGCGCAGACCCCGCGCCCGCCAAGCGCCCAGAGCCAGCCGCCGTCCAGCGAGCAGCCGCAACCACAGACACAGCAGCAGTCCGTGCAAGCGCAGCcacagcaggcgacggcgccggcGAGGCCGAAGCGCGCGGGCGGCGCGGACTCCACGGACTGGGTGGCCTCGTCGCTGACGCGGCGTTTCGGGATCGGCGCGGGGCTGGCGTGGACCGGCTTCCTGGCCGTCGGCGTGGTGTCCGAGCAGCTCAAGACCCGCTTCGAGGTCGCGCAGCAGCAGGCCAACACCAA GGACGTGGAGAAGGAACAGGAGGTCGTCCTCCCCAACGGGATCAGGTACTACGAGatgcgcgtcggcggcggcgacgtCCCGCGGACGGGCGACCTGGTGGTGATCGACCTGCAGGGCCGGGTGGCCGGCAGCGGCGGGGAGGCGTTCGTGGACACGTTCGGCGACGGCAAGCGGCCGCTGGCGCTGGTGATGGGCTCCCGGCCGTACACCAGGGGCATGTGCGAGGGCGTCGAGTACGTGCTGCGCTCCATGAGGGCCGGCGGCAAGCGGCGGGTGGTCGTCCCGCCGGGCCTCGCGTTCGGCGACGACGGCGCCGACTTCGGGGAGGAACACGTCCAGATCCCGCCCGGAGCCACGCTCGAGTACGTCGTGCAGGTCGACAAGGTGTCCATCGCGCCGGCGTGA
- the LOC136451904 gene encoding DEAD-box ATP-dependent RNA helicase 21-like gives MKRSADAMTEPAKPVFLTKAERERLALERRQAAVSDQRRTALDLLQSLPRPPPPPPAGGPPPSGSNPAPRDSSDRDRDRDRDRDRDRDRERRRDDDSRRDRDRDRDRDRDRDDSSRRDRDRDRRDRDRDRDRERERERERDRDRERGDRGDRERDRLEKMAEREREKELDAIKEQYLGSKKPKKRVIKPSEKFRFSFDWENTEDTSRDMNALYQSPHEARLLFGRGFLAGIDRREQKKVAAAHEKETRAELRRKAGVEDRPEDDAVDKKKAAAAEMYDAFDMRVDRHWSEKALEEMTERDWRIFREDFNISYKGSRIPRPMRKWSESKLGTELLRAIDKAGYEKPSPIQMAAIPLGLQQRDVIGIAETGSGKTAAFVLPMLSYITRLPPISEENEAEGPYAVVMAPTRELAQQIEEETVKFATYLGIKVVSIVGGQSIEEQGFKIRQGCEIVIATPGRLLDCLERRYAVLNQCNYVVLDEADRMIDMGFEPQVVGVLDAMPSSNLKPENEDEELDEKRIYRTTYMFSATMPPAVERLARKYLRNPVVVTIGTAGKATDLITQNVIMVKESEKMPRLQKILTDLGDKTAIVFCNTKKTADMRAKDLDKAGFRVTTLHGGKSQDQREISLDGFRNRRFNVLVATDVAGRGIDIPDVAHVINYEMPSSVDTYTHRIGRTGRAGKKGVATSFVTLENTDIFFDLKQMLIQSNSPVPPELARHEASKFKPGSIPDRPPRRNDTVFANH, from the coding sequence ATGAAGCGCTCGGCCGACGCGATGACTGAGCCGGCGAAGCCTGTGTTCCTCACCAAGGCGGAGCGGGAGCGCCTCGCGCTCGAGCGCCGCCAGGCCGCCGTCTCCGACCAGCGCCGCACCGCGCTCGACCTCCTCCAGTCCCTGCCCCGgccccctccgccgccgcctgccgGCGGCCCTCCCCCGTCCGGCTCCAATCCCGCTCCTCGCGACTCCTCCGACCGGGACCGGGACCGGGACCGAGACCGAGACCGAGACCGAGACCGGGAACGCCGACGCGACGACGACTCCCGCCGCGACCGAGATCGGGATCGAGATAGGGACCGCGACCGAGATGACTCATCCCGCCGCGACAGGGACCGAGACCGTCGCGACCGCGACCGCGACCGTGAtagggagcgggagcgggagcgggaacGAGACCGCGACAGGGAGCGTGGGGATCGCGGGGACCGGGAGAGGGaccggctggagaagatggcggAGCGGGAGCGGGAGAAGGAGCTCGACGCGATCAAGGAGCAGTACCTCGGGTCCAAGAAACCCAAGAAGCGGGTTATCAAGCCCTCGGAGAAGTTCCGCTTCTCCTTCGACTGGGAGAACACCGAGGACACCAGCCGCGACATGAACGCGCTCTACCAGTCGCCGCACGAGGCCCGACTGCTCTTTGGCCGGGGCTTCCTTGCTGGCATTGACCGGCGTGAGCAGAAGAAGGTGGCAGCTGCGCACGAGAAGGAGACCCGTGCAGAGCTGCGGCGCAAGGCCGGTGTGGAGGACCGTCCGGAGGATGATGCGGTAGATAAGAAgaaggctgctgctgctgaaatGTATGACGCTTTTGATATGCGCGTGGACAGGCACTGGTCTgagaaggcgctggaggagatgACTGAGCGGGATTGGCGTATTTTCCGTGAGGATTTCAATATCTCCTATAAGGGTTCTCGCATACCCCGGCCAATGCGGAAGTGGAGTGAAAGCAAGCTTGGCACCGAGTTGCTTCGCGCTATTGACAAGGCTGGATATGAAAAACCATCACCAATCCAGATGGCTGCCATTCCGCTAGGTCTACAGCAGCGTGATGTTATTGGTATCGCTGAGACAGGTTCTGGAAAGACTGCAGCTTTTGTACTCCCCATGTTGTCTTACATTACCCGATTGCCGCCCATAAGCGAGGAGAATGAGGCTGAGGGTCCCTATGCCGTTGTGATGGCACCTACTCGTGAGCTTGCTCAACAAATTGAGGAAGAGACTGTGAAATTTGCAACCTATCTAGGCATTAAAGTTGTCTCAATTGTTGGTGGTCAGTCAATTGAGGAGCAGGGTTTCAAGATTAGGCAGGGCTGTGAGATTGTAATTGCTACACCTGGTCGGCTTCTTGATTGCTTGGAAAGGAGGTATGCTGTTCTCAACCAGTGCAACTATGTTGTGCTCGATGAGGCTGATAGGATGATTGATATGGGTTTTGAGCCACAAGTTGTCGGTGTCCTTGACGCGATGCCATCGAGTAACTTGAAACCTGAAAATGAGGATGAggaacttgatgagaagaggatTTACAGGACTACTTATATGTTCAGTGCCACCATGCCTCCTGCTGTCGAGCGTCTTGCTAGGAAGTATCTCCGAAACCCAGTTGTTGTGACAATTGGTACAGCTGGCAAGGCCACTGATCTGATCACCCAGAATGTGATCATGGTGAAGGAGTCTGAGAAGATGCCACGGCTCCAGAAGATACTTACAGATCTCGGAGACAAGACGGCCATTGTGTTCTGCAATACTAAGAAGACAGCGGACATGCGCGCCAAGGATCTGGACAAGGCAGGCTTCCGCGTCACAACCCTACATGGTGGGAAATCACAAGACCAGAGAGAGATCAGCCTTGATGGATTTAGAAACCGTCGGTTCAATGTTCTTGTGGCTACTGATGTTGCAGGGCGTGGTATTGATATTCCTGATGTCGCACACGTGATTAACTATGAGATGCCTAGTTCAGTCGACACATACACACATCGCATTGGAAGGACGGGTCGTGCTGGAAAGAAGGGAGTGGCAACTTCATTTGTAACTTTGGAGAACACTGATATTTTCTTTGATCTGAAACAGATGCTTATACAGAGCAACAGTCCTGTGCCACCTGAACTTGCAAGGCATGAGGCATCAAAATTTAAGCCAGGCTCGATTCCTGATAGACCTCCAAGGCGGAATGATACAGTCTTTGCAAATCATTGA